One window of the Chitinophaga niabensis genome contains the following:
- a CDS encoding sodium/sugar symporter, translating into MNKLQLADYIVFFIYFVAIAGYGYYIYHRKKATSTSAKEFFLAEGSLTWWAIGASLIASNISAEHFIGMSGSGFALGLAISTYEWMAAATLIIVAVFFIPLYLKNKIYTMPQFLSRRYNDKVSTIMAVFWLLVYVFVNLTSIIYLGALAITSITPISFEWCIAGLCIFALVVTLGGMKVIGYTDVVQVLVLIVGGLITTYLALSLLADKFGYDGDIWKGLGVLRKEAPTHFHMIFDKSNAYYKDLPGLSVLIGGMWINNLAYWGCNQYITQRALGADLKTARKGILFAAFLKLLVPVIAVLPGIVMYVLHKNGMFQEEMKNAAGVLKPDQAYPTLMNLLPAGLKGVAFAALTAAIVASLAGKANSISTIFSLDIYKKFFNKNATEKQLVIVGKWAVVIAMLLAALVTPALKSLDQAYQFIQEYVGFISPGVLAIFLMGFFWKRTTAAAALTGTLLTIPISTILKFLPVWTNGAFPDYPFLDRMTITFVLIVAIMIVISLSKPKATPTGEEIEIDTSMFRVSPGFVVGSVIICGILTALYTVFW; encoded by the coding sequence ATGAATAAACTGCAGCTTGCTGACTACATTGTATTCTTCATCTATTTTGTTGCCATAGCCGGTTATGGTTATTATATCTATCATCGTAAGAAAGCAACTTCTACCAGCGCAAAGGAGTTTTTCCTGGCAGAAGGTTCGCTTACCTGGTGGGCGATCGGTGCATCATTGATCGCATCCAATATCTCTGCGGAACATTTTATCGGTATGTCCGGTTCCGGTTTTGCGCTGGGCCTGGCTATCTCTACGTATGAATGGATGGCTGCTGCCACTTTGATCATTGTAGCCGTGTTCTTCATCCCGCTGTACCTGAAGAACAAGATCTACACCATGCCGCAATTCCTGTCCAGGCGGTACAACGATAAAGTGAGTACCATCATGGCCGTGTTCTGGTTGCTGGTATATGTGTTTGTAAACCTTACTTCCATTATCTACCTCGGCGCGCTGGCCATCACTTCTATTACACCCATCAGTTTTGAATGGTGTATTGCAGGCTTGTGCATCTTTGCATTGGTGGTAACGCTGGGTGGTATGAAAGTGATCGGGTATACGGATGTAGTGCAGGTGCTGGTATTGATCGTGGGTGGATTGATCACTACTTACCTCGCATTATCCCTGCTGGCAGATAAGTTCGGGTATGATGGTGATATCTGGAAAGGACTGGGTGTTCTTCGCAAGGAAGCGCCTACTCATTTTCATATGATCTTTGATAAGTCGAATGCTTACTATAAAGACCTTCCCGGTCTGTCTGTACTGATAGGAGGGATGTGGATCAATAACCTGGCCTATTGGGGATGTAACCAGTACATCACGCAACGTGCACTGGGCGCTGATCTTAAAACCGCCAGGAAAGGAATACTGTTTGCTGCCTTCCTGAAATTACTGGTGCCGGTGATCGCCGTATTACCGGGTATCGTGATGTATGTGTTGCATAAGAATGGCATGTTCCAGGAAGAAATGAAGAATGCGGCCGGTGTGTTAAAACCGGATCAGGCATATCCTACCTTGATGAACTTATTACCGGCCGGTCTCAAAGGCGTGGCATTCGCAGCGCTCACAGCGGCTATCGTAGCTTCGCTGGCAGGTAAAGCCAATAGTATCTCCACTATCTTTTCACTGGATATCTATAAGAAGTTCTTCAACAAGAATGCTACAGAAAAACAATTGGTGATCGTAGGAAAATGGGCCGTGGTCATTGCCATGTTACTCGCGGCATTGGTAACACCTGCCCTGAAATCGCTGGACCAGGCGTACCAGTTCATCCAGGAATATGTGGGCTTTATCTCTCCTGGTGTGCTGGCAATCTTCCTGATGGGTTTCTTCTGGAAACGCACTACGGCAGCAGCAGCACTTACCGGTACACTGCTCACCATTCCAATTTCCACCATCCTGAAATTCTTACCGGTATGGACGAACGGCGCTTTCCCGGATTATCCTTTCCTGGACAGGATGACGATCACTTTCGTGCTTATCGTGGCTATCATGATCGTGATCAGTTTATCTAAACCCAAAGCAACACCAACCGGTGAGGAAATTGAGATTGATACTTCCATGTTCCGGGTATCCCCTGGTTTCGTAGTAGGCTCCGTGATCATCTGTGGTATCCTCACTGCCCTGTATACGGTGTTCTGGTAA
- a CDS encoding response regulator transcription factor, whose product MNYDIRLVVADDHEIFLDGLALMLSRQENITLVGQAGDGRELLEVVAREKPDVVMTDIKMPRMDGITATREMIRLQPDARIIALSMFDEENQIVEMLEAGAKGYLLKNADKQEILDAIANVYEDRVYYCKSTSAKLAGMIAKSKFNPYKHKEQISFTEREQEIIQLICLQYTAQQIGDKIFLSKRTVEGYRTRILEKMNVRNTAGVVMYALKNNLIKEEDLL is encoded by the coding sequence ATGAATTACGATATCCGCCTTGTAGTGGCTGATGATCACGAAATTTTTTTAGACGGTTTAGCTTTGATGCTTTCCCGCCAGGAAAATATTACCCTCGTAGGCCAGGCCGGAGATGGCCGGGAATTACTGGAAGTAGTAGCCCGCGAGAAACCGGATGTGGTGATGACGGATATTAAGATGCCCCGCATGGATGGTATCACCGCCACCAGGGAAATGATCCGCCTCCAACCGGATGCCCGCATCATTGCACTCTCTATGTTCGATGAAGAGAACCAGATCGTTGAAATGCTGGAGGCCGGCGCTAAAGGATACCTGCTCAAGAATGCAGACAAACAGGAGATCTTAGATGCTATTGCCAATGTGTATGAGGACAGGGTATATTACTGCAAAAGCACCTCAGCCAAACTGGCCGGCATGATCGCCAAGAGTAAGTTCAATCCCTATAAACACAAAGAACAGATCTCCTTTACGGAACGGGAGCAGGAGATCATTCAGCTGATCTGCCTGCAGTACACCGCCCAGCAGATAGGAGATAAGATCTTTCTAAGTAAACGCACTGTAGAAGGTTACCGCACCCGGATACTGGAGAAGATGAATGTGCGCAATACCGCCGGCGTGGTGATGTATGCCCTTAAGAACAACCTGATCAAAGAAGAAGACCTGCTTTAG
- a CDS encoding acyltransferase family protein encodes MPAERLQSLDALRGFDMFWIISGEEIFTQLAKATHHPALDLMAAQLQHSEWNGFTFYDLIFPLFIFIAGVSMPFAYAKAAVTGKKKIYSSLVRRTLILIVLGMVVNGLLHWEGYENTRFASVLGRIGLSCFFAALIYLNCSLRMRIIWVGILLIGYWAAMMLIPVPGFGAGVLTPEGNFAGYFDRLFLPGHLYRTVFDPEGLFSTVPAVGSALLGVLTGEFLKSCEWSRMKKGAYLALAGVVSLILGYAWGLIFPLNKHIWTSSFVLVTAGWSLLLLSFFYLIIDAAGWKKWSMPFVWIGTNAILIYMATHGIVNFKHTSQYLFGGLIKFTPEAFHEVWLWCGVLAVELAALYFLYSKRWFLKV; translated from the coding sequence ATGCCGGCGGAACGCCTGCAGTCACTGGATGCATTAAGGGGTTTTGATATGTTCTGGATCATCAGCGGGGAAGAGATCTTCACCCAGCTTGCCAAGGCCACACATCACCCTGCGCTTGATCTTATGGCAGCTCAGCTGCAACACTCCGAATGGAACGGCTTTACGTTCTACGACCTCATTTTTCCGCTTTTCATTTTTATTGCCGGGGTATCCATGCCTTTTGCCTATGCAAAAGCAGCGGTGACCGGCAAAAAGAAGATATACAGCTCGCTGGTACGGCGTACCCTTATCCTCATTGTATTAGGCATGGTTGTGAACGGCCTGCTGCATTGGGAGGGATATGAGAATACCCGTTTCGCCAGCGTATTGGGCCGCATCGGCTTGTCCTGCTTTTTTGCGGCCCTTATTTACCTGAATTGCTCCTTACGGATGCGCATTATTTGGGTAGGGATCCTCCTGATCGGTTACTGGGCGGCCATGATGCTTATCCCGGTACCCGGTTTCGGAGCCGGCGTTTTAACCCCTGAAGGGAACTTTGCCGGGTATTTCGACCGCCTGTTCCTGCCCGGCCACCTGTACCGTACGGTATTTGACCCTGAAGGGCTGTTTTCCACCGTTCCGGCCGTAGGCAGTGCCCTGCTGGGCGTGCTCACGGGTGAATTCCTGAAGTCCTGCGAGTGGAGCCGGATGAAAAAAGGTGCTTACCTGGCACTGGCAGGTGTAGTGTCTCTGATACTGGGTTATGCATGGGGGCTCATATTCCCGCTGAATAAACACATCTGGACCAGCTCTTTCGTATTGGTTACCGCCGGTTGGAGCCTCTTGCTGTTATCCTTTTTCTACCTCATAATAGACGCCGCAGGCTGGAAGAAATGGAGTATGCCTTTCGTATGGATCGGTACCAATGCCATCCTTATCTATATGGCAACGCATGGCATTGTTAATTTCAAACATACTTCGCAGTACCTGTTCGGTGGATTGATAAAGTTTACGCCGGAAGCATTTCATGAGGTATGGTTGTGGTGCGGCGTGCTTGCTGTTGAATTAGCAGCACTTTATTTCCTGTACAGCAAACGATGGTTCCTTAAAGTCTAA
- a CDS encoding YdeI/OmpD-associated family protein produces the protein MKKVDDYIAKSAPFAQPILEHLRELVYKACPHAEEAIKWGMPIFETYGINLCSMAAFKQHCAFGFWKVSLLEDKQGILQGENSMGSLGRITSLKELPSDKVLISYLREADALNRDNIKVPKASPKEKKELVTPKELAAALKKNKAATKVFNAFSYSCKKEYIEWIDEAKTEATKLKRVATAVEWIAEGKERHWKYKK, from the coding sequence ATGAAAAAGGTAGATGATTACATTGCTAAATCGGCCCCTTTTGCACAGCCCATCCTTGAACATTTACGGGAATTAGTCTATAAAGCCTGTCCGCATGCGGAGGAGGCCATTAAATGGGGCATGCCTATTTTTGAGACCTACGGTATCAATCTGTGCAGCATGGCTGCCTTTAAGCAGCACTGTGCTTTTGGTTTCTGGAAGGTGTCCCTGCTGGAGGATAAACAGGGGATCCTGCAGGGAGAAAATTCGATGGGCAGTTTGGGCCGGATCACTTCGCTTAAAGAACTGCCTTCTGACAAGGTGCTGATCTCTTACCTGCGGGAGGCGGATGCATTGAACAGAGATAATATTAAAGTGCCTAAGGCTTCTCCTAAGGAGAAAAAGGAACTGGTAACACCTAAGGAACTGGCCGCTGCATTAAAGAAAAATAAGGCAGCTACGAAGGTGTTTAATGCTTTTAGTTATTCCTGCAAGAAGGAATACATTGAGTGGATAGATGAGGCTAAAACGGAGGCTACGAAGCTTAAACGGGTGGCTACTGCGGTGGAGTGGATTGCTGAGGGGAAGGAGAGACACTGGAAGTATAAGAAGTGA
- a CDS encoding sensor histidine kinase, producing MEDRIYDITALLSSLLAVIITFFIGSIIRYHRRYVRLQRERITAEIKSLENERKRIATDLHDSLGPLLSTVKLNMTSIEVTDPRDKQIIAKSGKYIDEIITSMRQISYDLLPNTLERRGLIEAITEFTNHIGHNDLLEVHVYAVNAITPDPEKDIHIFRVIQEIIHNTLKHAGATKLEIGFSEDEKELLILVHDNGKGFNVEKAKQNSRGLGLKSMEIRMDIMRGSVSIHSVPGEGTHYYLRIPRG from the coding sequence ATGGAAGATAGGATATATGATATAACCGCACTATTATCTTCACTGCTGGCAGTGATCATCACTTTCTTTATCGGCTCCATTATCCGGTATCACCGGCGTTATGTGCGCCTGCAACGGGAACGCATCACCGCAGAGATCAAATCATTGGAAAATGAACGCAAACGCATTGCCACAGACCTGCACGACAGCCTGGGTCCATTGCTCTCTACCGTTAAACTGAACATGACGAGCATTGAAGTCACAGACCCGCGCGATAAACAGATCATTGCCAAATCCGGTAAGTATATAGATGAAATCATTACCAGCATGCGCCAGATCTCGTACGACCTGCTTCCCAACACCCTCGAAAGAAGAGGACTTATTGAAGCCATCACGGAATTCACCAACCACATAGGGCATAACGATCTGCTGGAAGTACACGTTTATGCCGTAAATGCTATCACCCCCGATCCTGAAAAGGATATTCATATCTTCCGCGTGATCCAGGAGATCATTCACAACACCCTCAAACATGCAGGCGCCACCAAACTGGAGATAGGCTTCAGTGAAGATGAAAAGGAACTCCTGATCCTTGTTCATGATAACGGTAAAGGCTTCAATGTAGAAAAGGCCAAACAGAATTCCCGCGGCCTGGGCCTGAAAAGTATGGAGATCCGTATGGACATCATGCGCGGCTCTGTAAGCATCCACTCTGTGCCCGGCGAGGGCACCCATTATTATCTCAGGATACCTCGGGGATAA
- a CDS encoding phosphocholine-specific phospholipase C has translation MDTRREFLRKAALLSGAGGLANILPETIQRALAINPAPGSSYLDAEHVVFLMQENRSFDHCFGTLKGVRGFNDPRAIKLENGHPVFLQSNSAGETYAPFRLNIFDTKATWMSSLPHSWADQVDARNDGKYNRWLDVKSSGHKEYKHMPLTMGYYNREDIPFYYALADAFTVCDQHFCSSLTGTTPNRLYFWTGTIRHEMSADAKANVYNSDVDYGKEASWKTFPEVLEENNVSWKIYQNEISVGVGFEGEEDAWLANFTDNSIEWFSQYHVEYYEPHIQYLKKLLTTLPAEIAAEKDEAVLKRKKTYLEYAKKVIEKVTQKPFNTLPQKEQNLHKRAFTTNRNDPDYHSLSTLKYNDGSTEREVQLPKGDILHQFREDVKKGELPAVSWIVAPENFSDHPGAPWYGAWYLSEVMDILTQNPEVWKKTIFILTYDENDGYFDHVPPFVPPTPGKADAGKVSEGIDPSVEYVTLAAQEKRGARESAIGLGYRVPLVVASPWSRGGFVNSQVFDHTSDVQFLENFLSHKLKKKIATDNITAWRRTVCGDLTSVFRPYNGEKIESPAALNKEAFIESVHKAKFKAPPANFKLLSPQEIAGPLSAIMPQQEPGIRPSCAIPYQLSADAKLSADRKKVVLRLKADNTLFGKQAAGAPFTVYGKGIRNYAVKAGDALTDEWDAAAYALNVYGPNGFYREIKGDENDPRLDVTMDNAVLNFINHGKETYTIEIKDVSYKGKPREVKVAAGKKASVPLTLGTSFGWYDLLITVQGAKGFARRYAGHVETGKSAFSDPLMGRTV, from the coding sequence ATGGATACGAGACGAGAATTTTTACGCAAAGCAGCCCTGTTGTCAGGCGCAGGCGGATTAGCCAACATCCTGCCCGAAACCATACAAAGGGCACTGGCCATCAATCCCGCCCCGGGCAGCAGTTACCTGGATGCAGAACATGTAGTGTTCCTCATGCAGGAGAACCGTTCTTTTGATCATTGCTTCGGTACCCTGAAAGGTGTAAGAGGTTTCAATGATCCAAGGGCCATTAAGCTGGAAAATGGCCATCCCGTATTCCTGCAAAGCAACAGCGCAGGGGAAACATACGCCCCCTTCCGCCTGAACATCTTTGATACCAAAGCTACCTGGATGAGTTCGCTGCCGCACTCCTGGGCAGACCAGGTAGATGCACGCAATGATGGTAAATACAACAGATGGCTGGATGTGAAAAGCTCCGGTCATAAAGAATACAAACACATGCCCCTTACCATGGGCTATTATAACAGGGAAGACATTCCCTTTTACTACGCACTCGCAGATGCCTTCACCGTATGCGACCAGCATTTCTGCTCTTCCTTAACCGGTACTACCCCCAACCGGCTGTACTTCTGGACGGGCACCATCCGTCATGAAATGAGCGCTGATGCAAAAGCGAACGTATACAATTCAGATGTGGATTATGGTAAAGAAGCCAGCTGGAAAACATTCCCGGAAGTGCTGGAAGAAAATAATGTTTCCTGGAAGATCTACCAGAACGAGATCAGCGTAGGCGTTGGTTTTGAAGGAGAAGAAGATGCCTGGCTGGCCAACTTCACAGATAACTCCATTGAATGGTTCTCCCAATATCATGTGGAATACTATGAACCGCACATTCAATACCTGAAGAAATTACTGACAACATTACCTGCAGAGATCGCTGCTGAAAAAGATGAAGCAGTGCTCAAACGCAAAAAAACATACCTCGAATATGCAAAGAAGGTAATTGAGAAGGTAACACAAAAACCTTTCAATACCCTGCCGCAGAAAGAGCAGAACCTGCACAAAAGAGCATTCACCACTAACAGGAATGATCCTGATTATCATTCCCTGAGCACATTGAAATATAACGATGGCAGTACAGAACGGGAAGTGCAATTACCCAAAGGAGATATCCTGCACCAGTTCCGTGAAGACGTAAAGAAAGGCGAACTCCCTGCTGTATCCTGGATTGTAGCACCGGAGAATTTCTCAGACCATCCGGGCGCTCCCTGGTATGGTGCCTGGTACCTCTCTGAAGTGATGGACATCCTCACGCAGAATCCGGAGGTATGGAAGAAAACCATCTTCATCCTCACTTATGATGAAAACGATGGTTACTTTGATCACGTACCGCCCTTTGTGCCACCAACGCCTGGTAAAGCAGATGCAGGTAAGGTGTCAGAAGGCATTGATCCTTCAGTGGAGTATGTGACACTGGCTGCACAGGAAAAAAGAGGTGCAAGAGAAAGCGCGATCGGTTTAGGTTACCGCGTACCATTGGTAGTAGCTTCTCCCTGGAGCCGCGGAGGATTTGTGAACTCGCAGGTATTTGATCATACTTCTGATGTGCAGTTCCTCGAAAACTTCCTGTCGCACAAACTGAAAAAGAAGATTGCAACGGATAACATCACCGCATGGCGGCGCACGGTATGCGGAGACCTTACTTCTGTGTTCAGGCCTTATAACGGAGAGAAGATAGAAAGCCCTGCTGCATTGAATAAAGAGGCCTTCATTGAAAGTGTACACAAAGCTAAGTTCAAAGCACCACCTGCTAACTTTAAACTCCTTTCACCGCAGGAAATAGCAGGCCCGCTGTCTGCCATCATGCCGCAACAGGAGCCGGGTATCAGGCCTTCCTGCGCTATTCCTTACCAGTTATCTGCAGATGCCAAACTAAGTGCGGATCGTAAAAAAGTAGTGCTGCGATTGAAAGCAGATAATACGCTTTTCGGTAAACAGGCAGCAGGTGCACCATTTACGGTCTACGGGAAAGGTATTCGCAATTACGCCGTAAAAGCAGGCGATGCTTTAACGGATGAATGGGATGCAGCTGCTTATGCGCTGAATGTATATGGCCCGAATGGTTTCTACAGGGAAATAAAAGGAGACGAAAATGACCCGCGCCTGGATGTAACGATGGATAATGCAGTATTGAACTTTATTAATCATGGTAAAGAAACCTATACAATAGAGATCAAAGATGTGTCTTATAAAGGTAAACCCCGCGAAGTGAAAGTAGCAGCAGGAAAGAAAGCCTCAGTGCCTTTGACGCTGGGTACCAGCTTTGGTTGGTATGATCTGTTGATTACGGTACAGGGTGCGAAAGGATTTGCCAGGAGATATGCAGGGCATGTTGAAACGGGGAAGTCGGCGTTCAGTGATCCTTTGATGGGAAGAACCGTTTAG
- a CDS encoding polysaccharide lyase 6 family protein, with amino-acid sequence MLFTFLLAAGTLSAKKVLVRSIAELQTAINSAAPGDVITLANGVYTTTEDISIQRNGTAAQPITITTEKAEITGAGGFKIMSPSSYIVISGFKFTHAANKAVMEGGTTFCRWTRNTFINTGEGNYLTVIGNDHTVDYNTFQDKNSLGKFIGVRGTGKQIAERLWIHHNYFHNFSPQKGNGAEAVQFGLSGYSLSSSNSIFEYNLFENCAGENELLSVKSSAVTIRYNTIRDCKAQFTLRHGNFCKVYGNYFYNTPGLRIFGDDHIIYSNYFENCKPAINVGNGGAEVADGAPLTSHDRPDRVVIAFNTLLNNEDNITRTERKNGIGSTFITIAYNIIQGGGEAMSIQGPLYVNPVFKWNVIFNTKGAGQMPDSGYTSFDPKLTKDGHLQKGSPAIDVVKEGYAGITADMDGQERKGALDLGADEVSVQPVTARILHPADVGCNAK; translated from the coding sequence ATGCTCTTCACTTTCCTGCTGGCTGCAGGCACCCTCTCAGCCAAAAAAGTACTTGTCAGATCCATCGCTGAATTACAGACCGCCATTAACAGCGCTGCCCCCGGAGATGTGATCACACTGGCCAATGGTGTTTACACCACCACGGAAGACATTAGCATTCAAAGGAATGGTACAGCCGCCCAGCCCATTACCATCACTACGGAAAAGGCAGAGATCACCGGTGCAGGTGGTTTTAAAATAATGAGCCCTTCTTCCTACATCGTGATCAGCGGATTTAAATTCACGCATGCCGCTAACAAAGCGGTGATGGAAGGCGGTACAACTTTCTGCCGCTGGACGCGCAATACCTTCATCAACACAGGAGAAGGAAATTACCTCACCGTTATTGGTAATGATCATACCGTAGATTACAACACCTTCCAGGATAAAAACTCACTTGGAAAGTTCATCGGTGTAAGAGGAACCGGTAAACAGATCGCAGAAAGGCTCTGGATCCACCACAATTATTTTCACAACTTCTCGCCGCAAAAAGGTAACGGGGCTGAAGCCGTGCAATTCGGCCTGAGCGGCTACAGCCTTTCTTCCAGCAACAGTATCTTTGAATACAACCTCTTTGAGAATTGCGCAGGGGAAAACGAATTACTCTCTGTTAAATCTTCTGCCGTAACTATTCGTTACAATACCATAAGGGATTGTAAAGCACAGTTCACGCTAAGGCATGGTAACTTCTGCAAGGTGTATGGTAACTATTTCTACAACACACCCGGTCTCCGCATTTTTGGAGATGATCATATCATTTACAGCAATTACTTTGAAAACTGCAAACCTGCTATCAATGTAGGGAATGGTGGTGCGGAAGTAGCAGATGGTGCGCCTTTAACCAGCCACGACCGTCCTGATCGCGTAGTGATCGCTTTCAATACGCTGTTGAATAACGAGGATAATATTACCCGTACAGAACGGAAGAATGGTATCGGTTCAACTTTTATCACTATTGCCTATAACATTATCCAGGGCGGGGGAGAAGCCATGAGCATACAAGGCCCGCTCTATGTGAATCCAGTCTTTAAATGGAATGTGATCTTTAATACCAAAGGTGCAGGGCAAATGCCGGACTCCGGTTATACATCCTTTGATCCTAAGCTTACCAAGGATGGTCACCTGCAGAAAGGCAGTCCGGCCATTGATGTGGTAAAAGAAGGATACGCCGGTATTACCGCAGATATGGATGGCCAGGAGCGCAAAGGAGCGCTTGACCTGGGTGCAGATGAAGTATCTGTACAACCTGTCACTGCCAGGATCCTGCATCCTGCGGATGTCGGTTGTAATGCAAAATAA
- a CDS encoding inositol oxygenase family protein, giving the protein MSTTPKFTEKEINPLGSLDEWEDAVLERYPDPEAIASSKSTEAYRNYDAPERDTVREFYRLNHTYQTYDFVQEKRADYLRFNKKEMPVWEAFDFLNQLVDDSDPDTDLDQFQHLLQTAEAIRRDGHPDWMVLVGLMHDMGKTLCLFGEPQWAVVGDTFPVGCAYSDKIVYPEFFKNNPDFNNPEYQTPTGVYKKGCGLRNVHMSWGHDEYVYQMMKDSLPESGLYMLRYHSFYSWHREGDYEQLLDDHDREMLKWVKLFNPYDLYSKNPVPPDWKQLRPYYEDLVAKYLPKTLKF; this is encoded by the coding sequence ATGAGTACCACACCAAAGTTCACCGAAAAAGAAATTAACCCGCTGGGAAGCCTTGATGAATGGGAAGATGCCGTTCTCGAACGCTATCCTGATCCTGAAGCCATCGCCAGCTCCAAATCCACAGAAGCATACCGTAATTACGATGCACCTGAAAGGGATACGGTAAGGGAATTCTACCGGCTGAACCATACTTATCAGACGTATGATTTTGTACAGGAGAAAAGAGCAGATTACCTGCGTTTCAATAAAAAAGAGATGCCTGTCTGGGAGGCATTTGACTTCCTCAACCAGCTGGTAGATGATTCTGACCCGGATACGGACCTGGACCAGTTCCAGCACCTGCTGCAAACAGCAGAGGCTATCCGCAGGGATGGCCACCCGGACTGGATGGTGCTGGTAGGGCTCATGCACGACATGGGTAAAACCCTCTGCCTCTTCGGTGAGCCGCAGTGGGCGGTGGTAGGGGATACCTTCCCTGTAGGTTGTGCCTATTCAGATAAGATCGTATATCCTGAGTTCTTTAAGAACAACCCGGACTTCAACAATCCGGAATACCAGACGCCTACAGGCGTATACAAGAAAGGCTGCGGTCTCCGCAATGTACACATGTCCTGGGGCCATGATGAATATGTGTACCAGATGATGAAGGACAGTTTACCGGAATCCGGCCTGTACATGCTGCGTTATCACTCCTTTTACTCCTGGCACCGGGAAGGTGATTATGAGCAATTGCTGGATGATCACGACCGTGAAATGCTGAAATGGGTGAAGCTGTTCAACCCTTACGACCTCTACTCCAAGAACCCGGTTCCACCGGATTGGAAGCAACTGCGGCCTTATTATGAGGACCTGGTGGCTAAATACCTTCCAAAAACACTGAAATTCTAA